The following are encoded together in the Streptomyces rapamycinicus NRRL 5491 genome:
- a CDS encoding winged helix-turn-helix domain-containing protein — protein MDPADFDTALLDPTRLSIVSLLVGVEWAEFGWVRESVGMSPSALSKQVSTLETRGYVEVKKGYVGKRPRTWLALTPTGRAALERHVAALRRVVEESQRAAERRDT, from the coding sequence ATGGATCCCGCTGACTTTGACACCGCCCTGCTCGACCCGACGCGGCTGTCGATCGTGTCGCTGCTGGTGGGCGTGGAATGGGCCGAGTTCGGATGGGTGCGCGAGTCGGTGGGAATGTCGCCCTCCGCGCTCTCCAAGCAGGTCAGCACGCTCGAGACTCGGGGCTACGTCGAGGTGAAGAAGGGCTACGTGGGCAAACGCCCCCGGACGTGGCTCGCACTCACCCCGACCGGGCGCGCCGCCCTCGAGAGACACGTGGCGGCGCTGCGGCGCGTCGTCGAGGAGTCCCAGCGGGCCGCGGAGCGGCGCGACACCTGA